One genomic region from Zalophus californianus isolate mZalCal1 chromosome 12, mZalCal1.pri.v2, whole genome shotgun sequence encodes:
- the STARD3NL gene encoding STARD3 N-terminal-like protein produces the protein MNPLQEDMESALTGSQSPHTSLRDVHSINPTHLMARIESYEGREKKGISDVRRTFCLFVTFDLLFVTLLWIIELNVNGGIENTLEKEVVQYDYYSSYFDIFLLAVFRFKVLILAYAVCRLRHWWAIALTTAVTSAFLLAKVILSKLFSQGAFGYVLPIISFLLAWIETWFLDFKVLPQEAEEENRLLIVQDASERAALIPGGLSDGQFYSPPESEAGSEEEAEEKQDSEKPLLEL, from the exons ATGAACCCCCTGCAAGAAGACATGGAGAGCGCTCTCACAGGGAGTCAGAGCCCTCACACTTCTTTGCGCGACGTTCATTCCATCAACCCCACACACCTCATGGCCAGGATCGAGTCTTacgaaggaagggagaagaaaggcatATCTGATGTCAGGAggactttctgtttgtttgtcaCCTTTGACCTCTTATTTGTAACATTACTCTGGATAATAGAGTTAAAT GTGAATGGAGGCATTGAGAACACATTAGAGAAGGAGGTGGTGCAGTATGACTACTACTCCTCTTATTTTGATATATTC cttTTGGCAGTTTTTCGATTTAAAGTGTTAATACTTGCATATGCTGTGTGCAGACTGCGCCATTGGTGGGCCATAGCG CTGACGACAGCAGTGACCAGTGCCTTTTTACTCGCAAAAGTGATCCTCTCAAAG CTTTTCTCCCAAGGGGCTTTTGGCTACGTGCTCCCCATCATTTCATTCCTCCTTGCCTGGATTGAGACGTGGTTCCTGGATTTCAAAGTCTTACCTcaagaggcagaagaggaaaata GACTCCTGATAGTTCAGGATGCTTCAGAGAGGGCGGCACTTATACCTGGTGGTCTTTCAGATGGTCAGTTTTATTCTCCACCTGAATCTGAAGCAg GATCTGAAGAAGAAGCTGAAGAAAAGCAGGACAGTGAAAAACCACTTTTGGAACTATGA